tttaatttattgtataaaaataatggccattgtcaaagtcattcatttgtGTCGGTGTACTGCCACTAAAATAATTCAGATAAATCAAATGTTAACTCTGCCTCAGTCCTTAGACTGTTATTTCATGGGCAAAGTTCATTTTaccttaatatataaattacgcTAAAAAGAATGCTAACGCATTATAATGTAATAAGGAAACGGCGCTACTGCTGAGGTTTGCTTCGTTTGAACCAGATACTGAAGCAGCCACGTGGTTTTCAGGCAAATGAAGCTTCGGACGTCATAGACCACGAGCTTTTGACAAAACGAAACAAGCTCCGATTCAATGCTTTAATgtgaaatgtgttgtttttgttttttatatacaaGCTTCGGAAGAACGTAACATCACTACCACAAACAAtgtgaaattaattacaaatcacCCATTGACACTAAttgagatcagtgaatcaggTCATTAAATGATGATATCGCCAGCAACAGTTAACCAAAGctacataattacaatttttcttGTCATAACAAATGTGTgtcacaaacacagttacaacaGCCAAAGAAAAACTAACATTAAAGAGTCAATGGTCAAGAGaataactaaagcaaacactgatcacCAAAACAGTGAGGTCAAACTAAACATTTGAAGGAAAATATAAACACTCGTAGAAATATGACAGAAATTAAGTCAAACTAAGCTGCATTTTCCAAAGGCATCGTAAGCTTAAGTACGCCATAGATCCATTGAAACCAATGAAACTTCGATCAACCTAAgcttacaatgcttttgggaaacacagccctggttagtaataagtggagctgataatgctgtttgtggagttatTTAACAGATACAGAAGGTGCACAgcgtcattcacacaaacactaaacaccatcgtGGTGACacacatgaaactgaaataatgcaattattgtactgtaaattacatatatttacagaCATATATTGACAGAATCCTCTGTAAAtctgttaaatataaaaataaattacaaataagcaGCAGTATCACTAGATGTTCTAGGCTCCCTTTACATTTCCTTGCATTGGGGCCCATAAGGATATTTTTCCACTTTCACAGCCAGTGGTGTTTCCTGACACAACGCACAATATAAATCACCAGAGCCATGACATGCAGTCCAACAATCACAATCCAAAATATTACAACTAGAAAGAGGGAAAGGGGAAGAGaacacaattttattaaaaaacttttttttttttcatactcaCTGCTTAAAGATTTTGTAAAGCTCTGAGTGCCTCCTGTTTTACTTACTATATATTGCATCATTAGATTTTACATCATCTGTGTTGTGCATTTTTTCCTTTGATTCTGTACCTGATTCTGTAGAGGATATTGAAAGATCAGACACATAGTTTAGCATCATTTTGCTGTACAACTCATGATGAATAAACCTCAGCAGTACAAGTAGAattatatatgtactgtatatataaatatatatatcgaCATCTACTGATCTTCTCACACCTGTGACTGTCACTGTGATTATGATTTCTCCATCAGGGTCCAGAACTCTGCATGTTCCTGAGTCTCTAGCTGTAAAATAACTAATGATCAGGTTTACATCACTGATGGTGGTTCGTTCACTCTGACCTCCATCAGTTCTGCTCCAGACCTTCATCCACCCGGTGCTTCTTCTGCTCTGATGCTGCACTTTATCAGCGTTTGACAGAACATCCAACTTCAGCTCCTCACCTGTTTTCACAGAAACCACATCTGAGGACAAAGACATTAATCATTATTTGGAGACCAAATCATTTTGAATCATTTAGAAATCAGCCCTTGAAAAGACTTGACAACCACTACTCTGAAAATTAGGTGTGAAGTGTCACATTTAGTGTAGTCCAGCACGCAACACCAATGCAATTACTAAAGGAAAACCAGAAAGCACATGCTGATGATCAGTTTTGAATTTACCCTGAATATGAAGTTGGTACGTCCTGATTTGTCGCTCCAGCTCTGCCTGATCATTGTGGTAATAGATATTCAACATATATGTCCCAGCATCACTGAAGCACAGATTCTTGAAGACGACGTCACAGTTTccttgtttaaatatttgtccACTACATTCTTCAGTCTGACAAACATCAATGTTTTCTGACAGACTATTTAAACTAATGTAAGAAATCTTTTTGGCCTCAAATTGGCATTGCAGTGTGGTGTTTCCTCCCTTTTCTCCTGTCACAGATATAGTGCTGGTTCCTACAGGAGGGGTTCCTGCAAATACAGATTCAttcaataaaaagtaacaataCTGAAAAAATACCTGTGGTGTTTCTCTCTATTGTCTGTAATTAATATCACCATAGAATATTTTAGTCAACtgggaaataaaaaaataatataatatatatatatatatatatatatggtttcAGTTCATAAAATGATACTGACCGCTATAtttgacaaagcaaaaaagCAGCAGAATGCTCAACCTGATGAAAACACAAAAGGGATATTATGTGAGAAATACAGGATACatatcacacacaaaaaacaacaacaacaacaacaacaacaacaacaacaaaaaaacacataacTGACTACAATATAAACGACCCTAAACTTACACAACAAAAATCCAGAGTGAGGATTGgccattattgaagacacctgatgttaacgagcagaatcaccaaagatgaaaatcaaaaattttatgtcaccattatagtgttcagtgtttgctttagttggggtcttgacccttgacttagtattacattttatttggttGTTATAACTGACTTACAACAAACAGACAAGTAACAAGAAGATCATATGTGCATATCACCCTTCCAAAATCTCTGAATTAGATTTGCGTTGTTGATTATAGCAGTCCTGTGATTCATTAGTACATGACTTCCAGCTTGTTCAATACAATCCCAGAGATTCCTTAAAAGATGTTTGTTCAAAAATCCTCgagaaaagttttttatttagacacacaaacatcaagaatcaacctgtgaatctcaacaacggtgacaatcaaaaaaagcatgttgcagtgcattctgggtgccACCAATCAAAATTCATCCATGCTCCCATGATGCAttgcgacatgaataaattatgagcagaattattttagtaatttcctttattcttactattttatttttgttttttatgtgacttttagtagcttgttttgtaatgtttatgAGCTTGGTGATTCAGATCAAATGATCGTTATGTGAAAACATAACATGATCACTTTTAATCATTACTTTTCAGTCTGTTATAACTCAACTACAGCAGTAAAACAAAATccaactttaaaaatgtaagggtcaagagcccaactaaagcaaatgcTGAGCACTATAATGGTGACATGACAATTAGATTTTCTCCTttggtgattctgcttgttaacatcaggtgtcttcaataatggtCAATCATCATTCAATTAATCacctaattatctcattaactttaactccgcttcagtgttaatttaacactctTATTTTAACACTTTCGCACTCTTGAGTGTGGTTTCACATGTACACCCAGAAGAGTTAATTTCACTCTGGATTTTTTGCTGTGTACACTTTCAATTGTATTTAAAGGTTTAAATGTCTGATAAGAAACATCAAACTCTAATCTGAATTCTGGATTTATAAATCATTCCAGTGTAATAGACCTACTCCGATTCAAAATGATCCCTCAAACACAAAGTGTGTTCGTTTGGAGTAGTCAATGTATTCCAATCCAATAATTAACTATATTCatctaataattatattaatatccCTATTAATAAAATCCATCATGATaatcacaataacaacaatggatatcttaaaaataaacatgttcaCTCATTAACACAAAAACACGCAGGCTGgatttatattgaaataataataataataataataataataaaaacttacATTGTAAAAGTTCGGTATGAGTCTTTCAAGCAGCAAAACTTAGTAAACTGCTGCAAGTTTAGCACAAGCAAACAAAACTGAAAGCATCACACATGTGAGTATTATGGACTGGGAATTTGATACGTCATTAGGTATTTTCCTTTGGGTGCGGtaaagttgtttttatgttggACATTAGTCAGATTAAGGGACTGTCTCAAAAGtgcatgaaaatgatttttttttttttttaaagaaaaaaaaaagagatatgaATTCCAAGATTcgaaaacatgcaaata
This portion of the Onychostoma macrolepis isolate SWU-2019 chromosome 19, ASM1243209v1, whole genome shotgun sequence genome encodes:
- the LOC131525808 gene encoding uncharacterized protein LOC131525808; translation: MLSILLLFCFVKYSGTPPVGTSTISVTGEKGGNTTLQCQFEAKKISYISLNSLSENIDVCQTEECSGQIFKQGNCDVVFKNLCFSDAGTYMLNIYYHNDQAELERQIRTYQLHIQDVVSVKTGEELKLDVLSNADKVQHQSRRSTGWMKVWSRTDGGQSERTTISDVNLIISYFTARDSGTCRVLDPDGEIIITVTVTESGTESKEKMHNTDDVKSNDAIYSSDA